The Carassius auratus strain Wakin chromosome 5, ASM336829v1, whole genome shotgun sequence genome includes a window with the following:
- the epd gene encoding ependymin-2 produces MMHTVKLLCVVFSCLCAVAWASSDRQPCHSPPLISGTMKVVSTGGHDLASGEFSYDSKANKFRFVEDAAHANKTSHTDVLVHFEEGTLYEIDSKNESCKKETLQFRKHLMEIPPDATHESEIYMGSPSITEQGLRVRVWSGKLPELHAHYSLSITSCGCLPVSGSYYGDKKDLLFSFFGVETEVDDLQVFVPPAYCEGVAFEEAPDDHSFFDLFHD; encoded by the exons ATGATGCATACAGTCAAGCTGCTCTGTGTGGTTTTCTCGTGCCTTTGTGCTGTTGCCTGGGCTTCATCTGATCGCCAGCCATGTC ATTCACCACCATTGATCAGCGGAACAATGAAAGTG GTTTCAACGGGGGGTCATGACCTTGCATCTGGAGAGTTCAGTTATGACTCCAAAGCGAATAAATTTCGTTTTGTGGAGGACGCTGCTCATGCGAACAAAACTTCTCATACGGATGTGCTCGTACATTTTGAAGAG GGTACACTTTATGAGATAGATAGTAAAAACGAAAGTTGCAAGAAGGAGACTCTGCAGTTCCGTAAGCACCTGATGGAGATTCCACCCGATGCCACTCACGAGTCTGAGATTTACATGGGCAGCCCCTCCATCACAGAACAGGGACTCAGAGTTCGCGTGTGGAGTGGAAAGTTGCCTGAACTTCACG CTCACTACTCTCTGTCAATCACTTCCTGTGGCTGTTTGCCGGTCTCTGGCTCCTACTATGGTGATAAGAAGGACCTTCTCTTCAG TTTTTTCGGGGTTGAAACAGAAGTTGATGACCTGCAAGTCTTTGTACCCCCGGCCTACTGTGAGGGGGTGGCATTTGAGGAGGCCCCAGATGACCACAGCTTCTTTGACCTGTTCCACGATTGA
- the panx1b gene encoding pannexin-1 isoform X3 — translation MAIARVATEYVFSDFLLKEPSDSKYKGVRLELATDKLVCFIAVGLPLLFISLAFAQEVSVGSQITCFPPTNFTLRQAAYVDSFCWAAIEHHPTENGADSTPLYLHKFFPYILLLVAILMYIPALFWRFTAAPSLSSDLSFIMEELDRCYNRAIRLAKSLTSKQDKDIAEDPHSGLEMTEACFKYPLVEQYLKTKRSSWALAAKYLLCRVLTFLTLLLACFYLTYYIFWVSPSDQFSCNLRRGILVNESAVPDAVQCKLVAVGVFRLLSCMNLVVYLLLVPAVVYTAFQPARQHQRAQFLRPYHLLPAFGHVLDLQPTTRRYDDLSIYLLFLEENLSELKSYKCLQVLELLSEGGEAAFDTMCLLRTLGQVRTDMVDRKQAQTVKGNAEKEIAEIKDATSVLLDDGVQMEKSCSCVKDVRHRVV, via the exons ATGGCAATAGCACGCGTTGCTACCGAATATGTGTTTTCTGATTTTTTGTTGAAAGAGCCGAGCGATTCTAAGTATAAAGGCGTGCGGCTGGAACTGGCAACAGACAAACTGGTCTGTTTTATCGCGGTTGGGCTTCCTTTGTTATTCATCTCACTCGCCTTTGCACAAGAAGTCTCTGTGG GTTCTCAGATCACATGTTTTCCCCCAACTAATTTCACACTGAGGCAGGCTGCATATGTGGACTCCTTCTGCTGGGCTGCAATAGAGCATCACCCTACAGAAAATGGGGCAGATAGCACCCCTCTTTATCTACACAAG TTCTTTCCTTATATCCTTCTGCTGGTTGCCATCCTCATGTATATTCCTGCTCTCTTCTGGCGCTTCACGGCTGCCCCTTCCCTATCCTCTGACCTCAGTTTTATCATGGAGGAACTCGACCGTTGCTACAACCGTGCAATCCGCCTCGCCAAGAGCCTCACATCCAAACAAGACAAGGACATTGCAGAAGACCCACACAG tggtcTTGAAATGACTGAAGCTTGTTTTAAGTACCCTCTTGTAGAGCAGTATTTAAAGACAAAGCGTTCATCGTGGGCTTTGGCTGCAAAGTATCTGCTTTGTCGGGTTTTAACATTCCTCACTTTACTGCTGGCCTGCTTTTATCTGACCTACTACATCTTTTGGGTTTCACCTAGTGATCAATTCTCCTGTAACCTGCGCAGAG GTATATTAGTAAATGAGAGTGCGGTGCCAGATGCAGTTCAATGTAAGCTGGTGGCAGTGGGTGTTTTCCGCCTGCTAAGTTGCATGAATCTGGTGGTGTATTTACTTTTAGTACCAGCCGTGGTTTACACTGCCTTCCAACCTGCACGCCAGCACCAGCGTGCTCAGTTCCTCCGTCCATACCACCTACTGCCTGCGTTCGGTCACGTGCTGGATTTGCAGCCTACCACTCGCCGTTATGATGACCTCAGCATCTACCTGCTGTTCTTGGAGGAAAACCTGAGTGAGCTTAAGAGCTACAAATGTTTACag GTGTTGGAGCTGCTGTCAGAGGGAGGGGAAGCAGCATTTGACACCATGTGTCTCCTCAGGACACTAGGACAAGTGAGGACTGACATGGTGGACAGAAAACAAGCTCAAACTGTAAAGGGTAATGCAGAGAAAGAAATCGCTGAAATAAAGG ATGCCACTTCTGTTCTGCTGGATGATGGAGTACAGATGGAAAAAAGTTGCAGCTGTGTGAAAGACGTAAGACACAGGGTGGTCTAA
- the panx1b gene encoding pannexin-1 isoform X2, with amino-acid sequence MAIARVATEYVFSDFLLKEPSDSKYKGVRLELATDKLVCFIAVGLPLLFISLAFAQEVSVGSQITCFPPTNFTLRQAAYVDSFCWAAIEHHPTENGADSTPLYLHKFFPYILLLVAILMYIPALFWRFTAAPSLSSDLSFIMEELDRCYNRAIRLAKSLTSKQDKDIAEDPHSGLEMTEACFKYPLVEQYLKTKRSSWALAAKYLLCRVLTFLTLLLACFYLTYYIFWVSPSDQFSCNLRRVPAVVYTAFQPARQHQRAQFLRPYHLLPAFGHVLDLQPTTRRYDDLSIYLLFLEENLSELKSYKCLQVLELLSEGGEAAFDTMCLLRTLGQVRTDMVDRKQAQTVKGNAEKEIAEIKGKCNISKVKIRHTILLKDKFTFQLKFPDNLPIPMSSKMVTSFFLQSKRNYVFFIKSFQDYSPYSGLQRLPNG; translated from the exons ATGGCAATAGCACGCGTTGCTACCGAATATGTGTTTTCTGATTTTTTGTTGAAAGAGCCGAGCGATTCTAAGTATAAAGGCGTGCGGCTGGAACTGGCAACAGACAAACTGGTCTGTTTTATCGCGGTTGGGCTTCCTTTGTTATTCATCTCACTCGCCTTTGCACAAGAAGTCTCTGTGG GTTCTCAGATCACATGTTTTCCCCCAACTAATTTCACACTGAGGCAGGCTGCATATGTGGACTCCTTCTGCTGGGCTGCAATAGAGCATCACCCTACAGAAAATGGGGCAGATAGCACCCCTCTTTATCTACACAAG TTCTTTCCTTATATCCTTCTGCTGGTTGCCATCCTCATGTATATTCCTGCTCTCTTCTGGCGCTTCACGGCTGCCCCTTCCCTATCCTCTGACCTCAGTTTTATCATGGAGGAACTCGACCGTTGCTACAACCGTGCAATCCGCCTCGCCAAGAGCCTCACATCCAAACAAGACAAGGACATTGCAGAAGACCCACACAG tggtcTTGAAATGACTGAAGCTTGTTTTAAGTACCCTCTTGTAGAGCAGTATTTAAAGACAAAGCGTTCATCGTGGGCTTTGGCTGCAAAGTATCTGCTTTGTCGGGTTTTAACATTCCTCACTTTACTGCTGGCCTGCTTTTATCTGACCTACTACATCTTTTGGGTTTCACCTAGTGATCAATTCTCCTGTAACCTGCGCAGAG TACCAGCCGTGGTTTACACTGCCTTCCAACCTGCACGCCAGCACCAGCGTGCTCAGTTCCTCCGTCCATACCACCTACTGCCTGCGTTCGGTCACGTGCTGGATTTGCAGCCTACCACTCGCCGTTATGATGACCTCAGCATCTACCTGCTGTTCTTGGAGGAAAACCTGAGTGAGCTTAAGAGCTACAAATGTTTACag GTGTTGGAGCTGCTGTCAGAGGGAGGGGAAGCAGCATTTGACACCATGTGTCTCCTCAGGACACTAGGACAAGTGAGGACTGACATGGTGGACAGAAAACAAGCTCAAACTGTAAAGGGTAATGCAGAGAAAGAAATCGCTGAAATAAAGGGTAAGTGTAACATCAGTAAAGTGAAAATAAGACACACAATATTGTTAAAGGATAAGTTCACTTTCCAATTAAAATTCCCTGATAATTTACCCATCCCAATGTCATCCAAGATGGTtacgtctttctttcttcagtcgaaaagaaattacgttttttttattaaatcattccAGGATTATTCTCCTTATAGTGGACTTCAACGGCTACCAAATGGTTGA
- the panx1b gene encoding pannexin-1 isoform X4: protein MAIARVATEYVFSDFLLKEPSDSKYKGVRLELATDKLVCFIAVGLPLLFISLAFAQEVSVGSQITCFPPTNFTLRQAAYVDSFCWAAIEHHPTENGADSTPLYLHKFFPYILLLVAILMYIPALFWRFTAAPSLSSDLSFIMEELDRCYNRAIRLAKSLTSKQDKDIAEDPHSGLEMTEACFKYPLVEQYLKTKRSSWALAAKYLLCRVLTFLTLLLACFYLTYYIFWVSPSDQFSCNLRRGILVNESAVPDAVQCKLVAVGVFRLLSCMNLVVYLLLVPAVVYTAFQPARQHQRAQFLRPYHLLPAFGHVLDLQPTTRRYDDLSIYLLFLEENLSELKSYKCLQVLELLSEGGEAAFDTMCLLRTLGQVRTDMVDRKQAQTVKDATSVLLDDGVQMEKSCSCVKDVRHRVV, encoded by the exons ATGGCAATAGCACGCGTTGCTACCGAATATGTGTTTTCTGATTTTTTGTTGAAAGAGCCGAGCGATTCTAAGTATAAAGGCGTGCGGCTGGAACTGGCAACAGACAAACTGGTCTGTTTTATCGCGGTTGGGCTTCCTTTGTTATTCATCTCACTCGCCTTTGCACAAGAAGTCTCTGTGG GTTCTCAGATCACATGTTTTCCCCCAACTAATTTCACACTGAGGCAGGCTGCATATGTGGACTCCTTCTGCTGGGCTGCAATAGAGCATCACCCTACAGAAAATGGGGCAGATAGCACCCCTCTTTATCTACACAAG TTCTTTCCTTATATCCTTCTGCTGGTTGCCATCCTCATGTATATTCCTGCTCTCTTCTGGCGCTTCACGGCTGCCCCTTCCCTATCCTCTGACCTCAGTTTTATCATGGAGGAACTCGACCGTTGCTACAACCGTGCAATCCGCCTCGCCAAGAGCCTCACATCCAAACAAGACAAGGACATTGCAGAAGACCCACACAG tggtcTTGAAATGACTGAAGCTTGTTTTAAGTACCCTCTTGTAGAGCAGTATTTAAAGACAAAGCGTTCATCGTGGGCTTTGGCTGCAAAGTATCTGCTTTGTCGGGTTTTAACATTCCTCACTTTACTGCTGGCCTGCTTTTATCTGACCTACTACATCTTTTGGGTTTCACCTAGTGATCAATTCTCCTGTAACCTGCGCAGAG GTATATTAGTAAATGAGAGTGCGGTGCCAGATGCAGTTCAATGTAAGCTGGTGGCAGTGGGTGTTTTCCGCCTGCTAAGTTGCATGAATCTGGTGGTGTATTTACTTTTAGTACCAGCCGTGGTTTACACTGCCTTCCAACCTGCACGCCAGCACCAGCGTGCTCAGTTCCTCCGTCCATACCACCTACTGCCTGCGTTCGGTCACGTGCTGGATTTGCAGCCTACCACTCGCCGTTATGATGACCTCAGCATCTACCTGCTGTTCTTGGAGGAAAACCTGAGTGAGCTTAAGAGCTACAAATGTTTACag GTGTTGGAGCTGCTGTCAGAGGGAGGGGAAGCAGCATTTGACACCATGTGTCTCCTCAGGACACTAGGACAAGTGAGGACTGACATGGTGGACAGAAAACAAGCTCAAACTGTAAAGG ATGCCACTTCTGTTCTGCTGGATGATGGAGTACAGATGGAAAAAAGTTGCAGCTGTGTGAAAGACGTAAGACACAGGGTGGTCTAA
- the panx1b gene encoding pannexin-1 isoform X1 codes for MAIARVATEYVFSDFLLKEPSDSKYKGVRLELATDKLVCFIAVGLPLLFISLAFAQEVSVGSQITCFPPTNFTLRQAAYVDSFCWAAIEHHPTENGADSTPLYLHKFFPYILLLVAILMYIPALFWRFTAAPSLSSDLSFIMEELDRCYNRAIRLAKSLTSKQDKDIAEDPHSGLEMTEACFKYPLVEQYLKTKRSSWALAAKYLLCRVLTFLTLLLACFYLTYYIFWVSPSDQFSCNLRRGILVNESAVPDAVQCKLVAVGVFRLLSCMNLVVYLLLVPAVVYTAFQPARQHQRAQFLRPYHLLPAFGHVLDLQPTTRRYDDLSIYLLFLEENLSELKSYKCLQVLELLSEGGEAAFDTMCLLRTLGQVRTDMVDRKQAQTVKGNAEKEIAEIKGKCNISKVKIRHTILLKDKFTFQLKFPDNLPIPMSSKMVTSFFLQSKRNYVFFIKSFQDYSPYSGLQRLPNG; via the exons ATGGCAATAGCACGCGTTGCTACCGAATATGTGTTTTCTGATTTTTTGTTGAAAGAGCCGAGCGATTCTAAGTATAAAGGCGTGCGGCTGGAACTGGCAACAGACAAACTGGTCTGTTTTATCGCGGTTGGGCTTCCTTTGTTATTCATCTCACTCGCCTTTGCACAAGAAGTCTCTGTGG GTTCTCAGATCACATGTTTTCCCCCAACTAATTTCACACTGAGGCAGGCTGCATATGTGGACTCCTTCTGCTGGGCTGCAATAGAGCATCACCCTACAGAAAATGGGGCAGATAGCACCCCTCTTTATCTACACAAG TTCTTTCCTTATATCCTTCTGCTGGTTGCCATCCTCATGTATATTCCTGCTCTCTTCTGGCGCTTCACGGCTGCCCCTTCCCTATCCTCTGACCTCAGTTTTATCATGGAGGAACTCGACCGTTGCTACAACCGTGCAATCCGCCTCGCCAAGAGCCTCACATCCAAACAAGACAAGGACATTGCAGAAGACCCACACAG tggtcTTGAAATGACTGAAGCTTGTTTTAAGTACCCTCTTGTAGAGCAGTATTTAAAGACAAAGCGTTCATCGTGGGCTTTGGCTGCAAAGTATCTGCTTTGTCGGGTTTTAACATTCCTCACTTTACTGCTGGCCTGCTTTTATCTGACCTACTACATCTTTTGGGTTTCACCTAGTGATCAATTCTCCTGTAACCTGCGCAGAG GTATATTAGTAAATGAGAGTGCGGTGCCAGATGCAGTTCAATGTAAGCTGGTGGCAGTGGGTGTTTTCCGCCTGCTAAGTTGCATGAATCTGGTGGTGTATTTACTTTTAGTACCAGCCGTGGTTTACACTGCCTTCCAACCTGCACGCCAGCACCAGCGTGCTCAGTTCCTCCGTCCATACCACCTACTGCCTGCGTTCGGTCACGTGCTGGATTTGCAGCCTACCACTCGCCGTTATGATGACCTCAGCATCTACCTGCTGTTCTTGGAGGAAAACCTGAGTGAGCTTAAGAGCTACAAATGTTTACag GTGTTGGAGCTGCTGTCAGAGGGAGGGGAAGCAGCATTTGACACCATGTGTCTCCTCAGGACACTAGGACAAGTGAGGACTGACATGGTGGACAGAAAACAAGCTCAAACTGTAAAGGGTAATGCAGAGAAAGAAATCGCTGAAATAAAGGGTAAGTGTAACATCAGTAAAGTGAAAATAAGACACACAATATTGTTAAAGGATAAGTTCACTTTCCAATTAAAATTCCCTGATAATTTACCCATCCCAATGTCATCCAAGATGGTtacgtctttctttcttcagtcgaaaagaaattacgttttttttattaaatcattccAGGATTATTCTCCTTATAGTGGACTTCAACGGCTACCAAATGGTTGA
- the LOC113077182 gene encoding insulin, with product MRSTRCLSQTFARLPSLPFLVLCFKNSVTMAVWIQAGALLFLLAVSGVNANAGAPQHLCGSHLVDALYLVCGPTGFFYNPKRDVDPLLGFLPPKSAQETEVADFAFKDHAELIRKRGIVEQCCHKPCSIFELQNYCN from the exons ATGAGAAGCACACGCTGTCTGTCCCAAACGTTCGCTCGTCTACCATCTCTACCGTTCCTTGTCCTCTGCTTCAAGAACAG cgTGACCATGGCAGTTTGGATCCAGGCTGGTGCTCTGTTGTTTCTTTTGGCCGTCTCCGGTGTGAACGCTAACGCAGGGGCGCCGCAGCACCTGTGTGGATCTCATCTGGTCGATGCCCTCTACCTGGTCTGTGGGCCAACAGGCTTCTTCTATAACCCCAAGAGAGATGTTGACCCTCTTCTGG GTTTCCTTCCTCCAAAATCTGCCCAGGAAACTGAGGTGGCTGACTTTGCATTTAAAGATCACGCAGAGCTGATAAGGAAGAGAGGCATTGTAGAGCAGTGTTGCCACAAACCCTGCAGTATCTTCGAGCTGCAGAATTACTGTAACTAA
- the LOC113076896 gene encoding rho GTPase-activating protein 35-like: MMMAKKQESRMPIYNLVVVGLSGTEKEKGQCGVGKSCLCNRFVRPSADDFHLDHTSVLSTSDFGGRVVNNDHFLFWGEVGRVLEDGADCRMHVVEQTEFIDDQTFQPHRSTALQPYIKRAASTKLASAEKLMYFCTDQLGLEQDFEQKQMPEGKLQVDGFLLCVDVSRGMNRNFDDQMKYVTNLYNHLSKTKKPIVLVLTKCDEGVERYIKDSHTFAITKKNLQVVETSARSNVNVDLAFLTMIQLIDKGRGKPKIIPYFEALKHQSQLIASAKDRYEWLVNHIVNNHNETWPNISRRMQTSPEYKEYVFLEGTCKAKKLFQQHIHRLKQEHIERRRKAYLSALPLALSSLVSELDEIEHLSWSGVQKVLESKKDFDHWFVVLDDAPWEDTPHLDNMEDERIPFDVLDTTAAEIIFDAHLEHLRNECKRAQIRHEFKAKLASSPFVTPGKPWEEARSFIMNEDFYQWLEEPEYLDIYNQHQKAIIDRAKEDFQELLLEYSELFYELEVDAKPSKEKMGAIQDVLGEEQRFKALQKLQAERDALVLKHIHFVYHPTKETCPNCPHCVDNKIEQILASYFPSQYSSFGKSNVFDGKVERINLVILGKDGLARELANEIRALCTNDDHYMLEGRMYELVLRPIEGNVRLPVNSFNTSTFTPHGCLCLYNSKESLSYVVESIEKLRESTFGRRDNQMAQLPLSLLLVTKRGVGGLGDIGGETAQALISQGQQVAIKLQCNYLEPASPGTGYGRNVNEKQINQVLKVLLETRRTSTFKSCSPPAPPLPPCIRELQQDQSPEAELRIVMCLMCGDSYDIDQLLAPFLLPQHCKPTSPQTSGTSVLLEKIIGGHKHTIELSLMSYHASFATRKSRLVHGYIAVYSASRKASFETLCAFLCEVQDIVPVQLLAVGETRTELLDSESAHGLLVQGEELARELEGRFCSIFCGPGGVVGGLHKLDLLEQFFTEVLEKRTIVEASHMYENVAEASSTNENVYSPHCGSPSPVTMLLDSEEDMEASPPYHDGTLTSHSGFKMPDLDSGDTFSVISDLSTFESKLNNKVPPQVRPKPSVTFDLRKPNLNPYVDTVNHRRSLTSNVTWPLGGDYDPSDYAEPMDAVSKPRPSYEDSIYSVPHDSTQGKIITIRNSNRIHSNGGGNGSDSEGDGSSLERRRKFSAAKVKPRLYRDRSKRLGKFSSFRTSFSIGSDDEIGTLSRSKDDDVSGLKAEILSEGEDPKKRNILKSLRRPGKKTRPKPRHSISKPLESNYFAVPLVNVVSLERPIPVFIDKCIRYIEATGLTTEGIYRVSGNKSEIESIQRQFEQDHNLDLVEKDFTVNTVAGAMKSFFSELPEPLVPYSLQEELVEAFKINDREQRLHTMKDVLRRFPRENFDVFKYVMSHLNKVSQWNRVNLMTSENLSICFWPTLMRPVFTSMDALTATRTYQTIIETFIHQCAFFFYNHPPAESPTGPFGPTGPLVPSGLPPSPTASPYYPPTPHFTPLLQSPPQSPPQSPHTAPTEPL; encoded by the exons ATGATGATGGCTAAAAAGCAAGAATCCCGAATGCCTAtctacaacctcgttgttgttgGCCTGTCGGGAACTGAGAAAGAGAAAGGGCAATGTGGAGTTGGTAAATCATGCCTTTGTAACCGCTTTGTCCGTCCTAGTGCAGACGACTTCCATCTTGATCACACTTCTGTGCTAAGTACCAGTGACTTTGGTGGCCGGGTTGTCAACAATGACCATTTCCTGTTCTGGGGAGAGGTGGGGAGAGTTTTGGAAGATGGTGCAGACTGCAGGATGCATGTGGTTGAGCAGACCGAATTCATTGATGACCAGACATTCCAGCCTCATCGCAGCACAGCATTACAGCCCTACATCAAAAGAGCTGCCTCCACCAAACTGGCTTCTGCTGAAAAACTCATGTACTTTTGCACTGATCAGTTGGGACTCGAGCAAGACTTTGAACAGAAGCAAATGCCCGAAGGCAAATTGCAGGTGGATGGCTTTCTGCTCTGTGTTGATGTCAGTCGTGGTATGAACCGCAACTTTGATGATCAAATGAAATATGTCACCAACTTGTACAATCACTTAAGCAAGACAAAAAAGCCTATTGTGCTAGTTCTCACTAAGTGTGATGAGGGAGTGGAGCGATACATCAAGGACTCTCATACCTTTGCCATTACAAAAAAGAACTTGCAGGTTGTTGAGACGTCGGCACGGTCCAACGTCAACGTTGATTTGGCTTTCCTTACCATGATACAGCTCATTGATAAGGGAAGAGGTAAGCCCAAGATCATACCTTACTTTGAGGCATTGAAACACCAGAGTCAACTAATTGCTTCTGCAAAAGACCGCTATGAGTGGTTAGTAAACCACATTGTGAACAATCACAATGAAACATGGCCCAACATTAGCCGACGAATGCAGACTTCTCCTGAATACAAGGAGTATGTATTTTTAGAAGGTACATGTAAGGCTAAGAAGCTATTTCAACAGCATATTCACCGGCTAAAACAGGAACACATTGAAAGGCGTCGTAAAGCATACTTGAGCGCTCTTCCTCTCGCCTTGAGTAGCTTAGTTTCTGAGTTGGATGAAATTGAGCATTTGAGCTGGTCTGGGGTCCAGAAGGTCCTTGAATCTAAAAAAGACTTTGATCATTGGTTTGTGGTACTGGATGATGCACCATGGGAGGACACGCCACATCTTGACAATATGGAGGATGAACGTATCCCCTTTGATGTTCTAGACACCACAGCTGCTGAAATAATCTTTGATGCACACCTTGAACACTTGCGCAATGAATGCAAGCGAGCCCAGATTCGCCATGAGTTTAAAGCAAAATTAGCATCTTCACCTTTTGTTACACCTGGCAAACCTTGGGAGGAGGCAAGAAGCTTCATCATGAATGAAGACTTCTACCAGTGGCTTGAGGAGCCAGaatatttggacatttataaCCAGCACCAAAAAGCAATCATAGACAGGGCAAAAGAGGATTTTCAGGAGCTTCTGCTGGAGTACTCTGAGCTCTTCTATGAACTTGAGGTAGATGCCAAACCTAGTAAAGAGAAGATGGGAGCAATTCAAGATGTGTTAGGTGAAGAACAACGCTTCAAGGCCCTTCAGAAGTTACAAGCTGAAAGGGATGCTTTAGTGCTGAAACACATCCATTTTGTGTATCACCCTACAAAGGAAACATGTCCGAACTGTCCACACTGTGTTGACAACAAAATTGAGCAAATACTAGCTTCATACTTCCCTTCACAATACTCTTCTTTTGGAAAGTCCAATGTTTTTGATGGAAAGGTAGAAAGGATCAATCTTGTTATACTGGGCAAGGATGGTCTTGCTAGAGAATTAGCCAATGAGATTCGGGCATTGTGTACCAATGATGATCATTATATGCTTGAAGGTAGAATGTATGAACTTGTCCTTCGGCCAATTGAGGGTAATGTTAGACTTCCTGTTAATTCATTTAATACATCTACATTTACTCCCCACGGATGCCTGTGTTTGTACAATTCTAAAGAGTCCTTGTCATATGTTGTAGAAAGTATTGAGAAGTTGCGAGAGTCCACGTTTGGCAGAAGGGACAACCAAATGGCTCAGCTTCCCCTGTCACTCTTATTAGTAACCAAAAGAGGTGTTGGAGGACTGGGTGACATTGGTGGTGAGACTGCTCAAGCGTTAATCTCACAAGGTCAGCAGGTAGCTATAAAACTGCAGTGTAACTACCTGGAACCTGCCTCCCCTGGCACTGGCTATGGCCGAAATGTGAATGAAAAGCAGATCAATCAGGTCTTGAAGGTTCTTCTTGAAACAAGGAGAACttctacatttaaaagctgttcTCCACCTGCACCTCCGCTGCCCCCATGTATTCGAGAGTTACAGCAGGATCAGAGTCCGGAGGCTGAATTGCGTATTGTCATGTGCCTAATGTGTGGAGACTCCTATGACATTGATCAACTTCTCGCACCATTCCTGCTTCCACAGCATTGCAAGCCAACCTCTCCTCAGACAAGTGGCACTTCGGTGCTGCTAGAAAAAATAATTGGTGGTCACAAGCATACAATTGAACTGTCTCTAATGTCATACCATGCTTCTTTTGCCACTCGTAAGAGTCGGCTGGTGCATGGCTACATCGCTGTATACTCTGCTAGCCGCAAGGCTTCTTTTGAAACCCTGTGTGCCTTTTTATGTGAGGTTCAAGACATTGTCCCTGTTCAGCTGCTTGCAGTGGGGGAAACTCGGACTGAGCTTCTGGACTCTGAGTCTGCTCATGGGTTGTTAGTCCAAGGTGAAGAACTGGCCCGTGAACTTGAGGGACGGTTTTGCAGTATTTTCTGTGGCCCTGGAGGAGTTGTTGGAGGACTACACAAACTAGACCTGTTGGAACAATTTTTCACAGAGGTATTAGAAAAGAGGACTATTGTTGAGGCCAGTCATATGTATGAAAATGTTGCAGAAGCCAGTAGCACAAATGAGAATGTGTATTCACCACACTGTGGCTCCCCAAGCCCTGTCACAATGCTGTTAGATTCTGAGGAAGACATGGAAGCTTCCCCGCCTTACCATGATGGAACACTCACCTCACATAGTGGATTTAAAATGCCTGACCTGGACTCAGGTGATACATTCTCTGTGATCTCTGACCTTAGCACCTTTGAGAGCAAGCTAAATAATAAAGTTCCTCCTCAAGTAAGACCCAAACCTAGTGTCACATTTGACCTTAGAAAACCAAATTTGAATCCGTATGTGGATACAGTCAATCATCGGCGTTCCCTTACATCCAATGTGACGTGGCCTCTAGGAGGAGATTATGATCCTTCGGACTATGCTGAGCCAATGGATGCTGTCTCTAAACCACGCCCCAGCTATGAGGATAGCATATATTCTGTGCCACATGACAGCACACAGGGCAAAATTATTACCATCCGCAATTCCAATCGGATCCACTCTAATGGAGGAGGCAATGGTTCAGACAGTGAAGGGGATGGCAGCTCATTAGAGAGACGTCGCAAGTTCTCTGCAGCAAAGGTGAAGCCACGGCTGTACCGTGATCGTTCCAAACGTCTGGGAAAGTTCAGCAGTTTCCGCACTAGTTTTTCTATAGGTAGTGATGATGAGATTGGCACACTCTCAAGGTCAAAAGATGACGATGTGTCAGGGCTGAAGGCAGAGATACTCAGTGAAGGAGAAGATCCTAAAAAGAGGAACATACTAAAAAGTCTTCGCCGACCAGGCaaa AAAACAAGACCAAAGCCTCGTCATTCTATCTCTAAGCCTTTGGAAAGTAACTACTTTGCAGTGCCTCTGGTGAATGTTGTTTCCCTTGAACGACCTATTCCTGTTTTCATTGACAAGTGTATTCGTTATATTGAAGCCACAG gtTTGACAACAGAGGGTATCTACAGGGTAAGTGGGAATAAGTCGGAGATAGAGAGCATACAGAGACAGTTTGAACAGG acCACAATTTGGACCTTGTGGAGAAGGACTTCACTGTGAACACAGTTGCGGGAGCAATGAAAAGTTTCTTCTCTGAGCTGCCTGAGCCTCTGGTTCCCTACAGCTTACAGGAGGAGCTGGTGGAAGCTTTCA AAATTAATGATAGAGAACAGAGGCTTCACACAATGAAGGATGTGTTAAGACGATTTCCCAGGGAAAATTTTGATGTCTTCAAATATGTAATGAGCCATCTAAACAA AGTTAGTCAGTGGAACAGAGTCAACTTAATGACCAGCGAGAATCTCTCCATCTGTTTCTGGCCAACACTGATGCGACCAGTCTTCACCTCAATGGATGCCCTGACAGCCACGCGCACCTACCAGACAATCATCGAGACATTCATCCATCAGTGTGCTTTCTTCTTTTACAACCACCCTCCTGCTGAGTCACCCACTGGCCCTTTTGGACCCACAGGGCCACTTGTGCCCTCCGGATTGCCCCCATCCCCCACAGCCAGCCCTTATTACCCCCCGACCCCACATTTCACCCCACTTCTGCAGTCCCCGCCGCAGTCTCCTCCCCAGAGTCCACACACGGCCCCTACAGAACCACTGTGA